In one Vibrio rarus genomic region, the following are encoded:
- a CDS encoding HlyD family secretion protein has product MDLLLILTYTAFCVAIFKIFKIPLNKWSVPTAVLGGVVLIGTLILLMNYNHPFTQVGRQVYNTTPVVPTVRGRVIEVNVKPDTFIVKGEPLFSIESDPYEAELLRKKADLEAAVQAVYQLESTYKAAQSEVIRAEATRDRIKREFNRYYAGYKKGAFTAQQVDTRRQNLRGAQADLEAEIAMENSARIAFESEVDGENTTVARLMAEVRKAQFNLDQTVVRAPTNGYVTQLILRPGQMAVPLPLAPSMVFIHAEEHYYVAAFRQNSLQRLAPGFAAEFMFPSLPGKVFSGEVVNVIPAMAEGEIQASGRLLGTQALNAQGRALVKLRINDDLSEYHLPLGTSVEVAVYSDSFHHVSIMRKILIRMKSWQNYLYLDH; this is encoded by the coding sequence ATGGACTTACTACTCATACTGACCTACACCGCCTTCTGCGTTGCCATCTTTAAAATATTTAAAATCCCACTAAATAAGTGGTCGGTTCCCACCGCAGTATTAGGTGGTGTGGTACTCATAGGTACACTGATCCTGTTAATGAATTACAACCATCCATTTACTCAAGTAGGCCGCCAAGTTTATAACACGACCCCCGTCGTTCCGACAGTGCGAGGCCGTGTAATTGAGGTGAATGTCAAACCAGATACCTTCATCGTCAAAGGTGAACCGCTATTTAGCATAGAATCGGATCCCTATGAAGCGGAGCTACTTAGAAAAAAAGCGGATCTTGAAGCCGCTGTTCAAGCGGTTTATCAACTGGAGTCCACTTACAAAGCCGCGCAATCTGAAGTCATTCGCGCAGAAGCCACACGAGATAGAATCAAAAGAGAGTTTAACCGCTATTATGCGGGATATAAGAAAGGCGCTTTTACTGCACAACAAGTAGATACACGTCGTCAAAACCTTCGAGGGGCCCAAGCGGATCTCGAAGCTGAGATTGCAATGGAAAACAGCGCACGTATTGCCTTTGAATCAGAAGTCGATGGCGAAAACACCACCGTTGCCAGGTTAATGGCGGAGGTCAGAAAAGCGCAGTTTAACTTAGACCAAACCGTAGTCAGAGCCCCCACCAATGGCTATGTGACCCAATTAATTTTGCGTCCCGGTCAAATGGCTGTCCCCTTACCATTAGCGCCCTCTATGGTGTTCATCCATGCCGAGGAGCATTACTATGTGGCCGCATTTAGGCAAAACTCATTACAACGTCTCGCTCCAGGTTTTGCAGCAGAATTTATGTTTCCAAGCCTACCCGGAAAAGTCTTTAGCGGTGAAGTGGTCAATGTGATTCCCGCCATGGCAGAAGGTGAAATACAAGCATCGGGGCGCTTACTTGGCACGCAAGCACTCAATGCTCAAGGACGTGCTCTGGTGAAGTTACGCATAAACGACGATCTCTCTGAGTACCATTTGCCATTAGGTACCTCTGTTGAAGTCGCCGTCTATTCTGATAGCTTCCATCACGTATCCATCATGCGTAAAATTCTAATTCGAATGAAAAGTTGGCAAAATTACTTGTACTTAGATCATTAA
- a CDS encoding DUF3302 domain-containing protein has translation MFLDYVALGLLIFVALVLFYGIIVIHDIPYEIAKKRNHPHQDAIHVTGWISLFTLHTLWPFLWIWATLWRDDRGWGMNQIKQEQSDLHHDLTQLSQQVQDLTKQVADLEQTRHQASTAPAQKTSEGDA, from the coding sequence ATGTTTCTCGATTACGTTGCTTTAGGGTTGCTCATATTTGTTGCTCTTGTTCTTTTTTACGGAATCATTGTCATTCATGATATTCCGTATGAAATAGCAAAAAAGCGCAACCACCCTCATCAAGATGCCATTCATGTCACAGGATGGATCAGTCTCTTTACCCTGCACACTCTGTGGCCTTTTTTATGGATATGGGCCACATTGTGGCGTGACGACCGTGGTTGGGGTATGAATCAAATTAAGCAAGAGCAATCCGATCTTCATCATGATTTGACGCAACTTAGCCAACAAGTACAAGATTTAACAAAACAAGTGGCTGATCTCGAACAAACACGCCATCAAGCATCAACAGCGCCTGCTCAAAAAACCAGTGAGGGAGATGCGTAA
- a CDS encoding monovalent cation:proton antiporter-2 (CPA2) family protein, whose translation MTDYFLQAFIYLVAAVIAVPIAKRLGLGSVLGYLIAGVIIGPVTGLVGEETTTIQHFAEFGVVMMLFLVGLELEPKMLWGMRNRLLGLGGFQVLGTASIVMGIAYACAVQWQVALAIGLIFSLSSTAIVLQTFNEKGLSKTQGGQNAFSVLLFQDIAVIPMLAFIPLLALPELIEQAQWAVTEHSEHHPPLSLVAGLPGWAYGLVITASIAVVVVGGHYASRPLFRFVAASGLREIFTATALMLVIGIAALMGLVGLSPALGTFLAGVVLANSEFRHELESNIEPFKGLLLGLFFITVGAGIDFSILSHQLLLIIGLTLGLMLLKGVVLWCLAICFKIKGTNRWLFALSLAQAGEFGFVLLSFTVQNNVLPSDIATILSLVVALSMFLTPGLFILFDKVIVPHYEKQNNATTEADVIDEQGTVIIAGVGRFGQIVNRLLVNNGVKTVVLDHQATQVENLRKIGTKTFFGDATKPDLLHTAGIDKAKALIVAIDNQEASLEMVKYVRHTYPQVKVIARAFDRGHIYQLRQAGAHHIESETFHSALEVGTVALHCMGFHPFQIEQQRHSYIYVEKQSSDSLYNAWLDDSESERFDNNFIKLFIELEDKIRDAMSSERHDSNSRSERGWTPPPKGYADQFEDNEQ comes from the coding sequence ATGACCGACTACTTTTTACAAGCCTTCATCTATTTAGTGGCGGCGGTGATTGCCGTGCCCATTGCCAAGCGTCTTGGCTTAGGGTCGGTACTGGGGTATTTGATTGCCGGAGTGATCATTGGACCGGTGACGGGCTTGGTTGGGGAGGAAACCACCACCATACAACACTTTGCTGAGTTTGGTGTGGTGATGATGCTGTTTTTAGTGGGCCTTGAACTGGAACCTAAGATGTTATGGGGGATGCGCAACCGTTTGTTGGGGCTCGGGGGATTTCAGGTGCTGGGTACGGCCAGCATAGTGATGGGCATAGCCTACGCTTGCGCGGTGCAATGGCAGGTGGCCTTGGCGATAGGCTTGATATTTTCTCTCTCCTCCACGGCCATTGTGCTACAAACTTTCAATGAAAAAGGATTGAGTAAAACTCAAGGAGGGCAAAACGCTTTTTCTGTATTGCTGTTTCAAGACATTGCCGTTATTCCGATGTTGGCCTTTATACCGTTATTGGCCCTACCAGAATTAATTGAGCAAGCGCAATGGGCGGTGACCGAGCACAGTGAACACCATCCACCATTGAGTTTAGTGGCAGGCTTACCCGGTTGGGCATATGGTTTAGTAATTACCGCTTCCATTGCTGTGGTGGTCGTAGGTGGGCATTATGCCAGTCGTCCTCTATTTCGCTTTGTGGCCGCTTCAGGCTTACGTGAGATCTTTACTGCAACGGCATTGATGTTGGTTATTGGTATTGCCGCGTTGATGGGGTTGGTAGGGTTATCTCCTGCATTAGGCACCTTTTTAGCGGGCGTGGTGCTTGCAAACAGCGAGTTTCGACATGAGCTTGAATCCAATATTGAGCCGTTTAAAGGCTTATTATTAGGATTGTTTTTTATTACGGTTGGCGCGGGAATCGATTTCAGTATTTTGTCTCATCAACTGCTACTGATTATTGGGCTGACACTGGGTTTAATGTTGCTTAAAGGCGTAGTGCTGTGGTGTCTGGCCATCTGTTTTAAAATAAAAGGCACCAATCGTTGGTTGTTTGCTCTCAGTTTGGCTCAAGCCGGGGAGTTTGGCTTTGTGTTGCTAAGTTTTACGGTGCAAAACAATGTGCTACCCAGTGACATTGCCACAATCTTATCCCTAGTGGTTGCCTTGTCTATGTTTTTAACTCCGGGGCTGTTTATCTTATTCGATAAGGTCATTGTGCCTCACTATGAAAAGCAAAATAATGCCACCACAGAAGCGGATGTCATTGATGAACAAGGGACCGTTATCATCGCAGGGGTGGGCCGGTTTGGACAAATCGTTAACCGATTATTGGTGAATAATGGCGTGAAAACCGTAGTACTGGATCACCAAGCTACGCAAGTGGAAAATTTACGCAAAATAGGCACAAAAACCTTTTTTGGGGATGCCACCAAGCCAGATTTACTGCATACGGCAGGCATAGACAAAGCAAAAGCGCTCATTGTCGCCATCGATAACCAAGAAGCCTCATTGGAGATGGTTAAATACGTCAGGCATACCTACCCACAAGTAAAAGTGATTGCTCGTGCCTTTGATCGTGGCCACATCTATCAATTGCGTCAAGCGGGAGCACATCATATAGAAAGTGAGACATTCCATTCTGCCCTTGAGGTTGGAACGGTGGCTTTGCATTGTATGGGTTTTCATCCCTTTCAAATTGAACAACAACGTCATTCTTATATTTACGTAGAGAAACAGAGTTCAGATAGTTTGTATAATGCTTGGTTGGACGATTCTGAAAGTGAGCGATTTGATAATAACTTTATTAAATTGTTTATCGAGTTAGAAGATAAAATTCGAGATGCCATGAGCTCCGAACGCCATGACAGTAATTCGCGATCCGAGCGCGGCTGGACACCTCCGCCTAAGGGATACGCAGACCAATTTGAGGATAATGAGCAGTGA
- a CDS encoding YbgA family protein: protein MSNTSCEPTERTSIKVGISACVLGQKVRFDSGHKSNKFVTESLTPLFEFIAVCPEVGIGMSVPRPAIRLVSNEERLALVETKDSSKEYTDEMMAYSQQKVQQLKQQDLCGYIVCANSPTCGMERVKLYSKGSATKNGVGLYTHTLMKQMPWLPVEEDGRLNDPVLKENFISRVFGLKDFYDCMGGKPSRGKIVAFHSRYKLTLMAHDPRAYKALGKLVANVADFAEDEFYDLYRLKFMQALTQRASRKNNSNVLMHIQGYFKKCLSSQQRQEFRDVIDQYRQGFLPLLGPLILIKHYLSLYPDGYLQSQKFLTPHPQELKLRYSL, encoded by the coding sequence ATGAGCAATACAAGCTGTGAACCGACCGAGAGAACCTCTATTAAAGTTGGAATAAGCGCCTGTGTATTAGGGCAAAAAGTACGCTTTGATAGTGGTCATAAATCCAATAAGTTTGTGACTGAATCTTTAACACCTCTGTTTGAGTTTATTGCTGTGTGTCCTGAGGTGGGAATCGGTATGAGTGTGCCACGCCCAGCGATTCGTTTGGTGTCTAATGAAGAGCGCTTAGCGTTAGTGGAAACTAAGGACAGTAGCAAAGAGTATACCGATGAAATGATGGCGTATTCCCAGCAAAAAGTGCAACAGCTTAAACAGCAGGATCTTTGCGGATATATTGTGTGTGCCAACTCTCCTACCTGTGGCATGGAAAGAGTGAAATTGTACTCCAAAGGCAGCGCCACAAAAAACGGAGTAGGTTTGTACACGCACACCTTAATGAAACAAATGCCATGGTTGCCTGTTGAGGAAGACGGGCGCTTAAACGATCCGGTATTAAAAGAGAACTTTATCTCTAGGGTGTTTGGCTTAAAGGACTTTTACGACTGTATGGGGGGGAAACCGAGTCGAGGCAAGATAGTGGCTTTTCATTCTCGTTATAAGTTGACCTTAATGGCCCATGATCCGCGCGCGTATAAAGCGTTGGGAAAACTGGTGGCCAATGTGGCTGACTTTGCCGAGGATGAATTTTACGACCTGTATCGATTGAAGTTTATGCAAGCGTTAACCCAACGCGCCAGTCGCAAAAATAACAGTAATGTGCTTATGCACATTCAAGGGTATTTTAAAAAATGCCTCTCATCTCAACAAAGACAAGAATTTAGAGATGTCATTGACCAGTATCGACAAGGCTTTCTGCCTTTGTTGGGCCCGCTAATCTTAATTAAACATTATCTGTCGCTATACCCTGATGGTTATTTGCAAAGCCAAAAATTTCTGACTCCTCATCCTCAAGAATTAAAGTTACGTTATAGCTTGTAA
- the nhaD gene encoding sodium:proton antiporter NhaD, translating to MVGLMLITLLLSPVALASSSHSNVSMPDFTQSGVGYAAVIIFVLAYCLVMGEEVLKLRKSKPVLLAAGLIWILIGFSFQRLGHIDLAKSALDHNLLEYSELLLFLLVAMTYINAMEERRLFDALQAWMVGKGFNLRSLFWITGILSFFISPIADNLTTALLMCAVVMKVGGSNIKFINLACVNIVIAANAGGAFSPFGDITTLMVWQAGHVQFMEFLTLFTPSVVNYIVPAMIMALFVPKTNPDAVHEHVELKRGARRIVCLFILTIATAVGFHGLLHFPPVIGMMMGLAYLQFFGFYLRKTLPTSLAKKRARAEAEDDKKALKRLGSVVPFDVFRRVSHAEWDTLLFFYGVVMCVGGLSLLGYLGLVSEIMYTQWDPIWANVMVGVLSALVDNIPVMFAILTMQPELSMGNWLLVTLTAGVGGSLLSIGSAAGVALMGAAHGKYTFFGHLKWMPVIALGYAASIVTHLWINGHLF from the coding sequence ATGGTTGGCTTGATGCTAATCACCTTATTGCTATCCCCTGTGGCACTGGCGTCTTCCTCACATTCCAATGTAAGCATGCCCGATTTTACCCAATCTGGCGTGGGCTATGCCGCTGTGATTATTTTTGTATTGGCCTACTGCTTGGTCATGGGAGAAGAGGTGCTAAAACTTCGAAAATCCAAACCGGTGCTGTTAGCCGCCGGACTTATCTGGATCTTGATTGGCTTTAGTTTTCAGCGCCTCGGACACATAGATCTTGCTAAGTCAGCCTTAGATCATAACCTGTTAGAATATTCAGAGTTATTGCTGTTTTTGCTGGTCGCCATGACCTATATCAACGCCATGGAAGAGCGACGTCTATTTGATGCACTGCAAGCATGGATGGTAGGTAAAGGCTTTAATCTGCGTTCACTGTTTTGGATTACCGGTATTTTATCGTTCTTTATTTCTCCCATTGCCGACAACCTGACAACGGCGCTACTCATGTGTGCTGTGGTAATGAAAGTGGGTGGCTCAAACATAAAGTTTATTAACTTAGCCTGTGTCAATATCGTCATCGCCGCCAACGCCGGCGGAGCATTCAGCCCGTTTGGTGACATTACGACACTGATGGTATGGCAGGCAGGGCATGTCCAATTTATGGAATTCTTGACGCTCTTTACCCCATCGGTGGTGAACTATATTGTACCGGCAATGATCATGGCGCTATTTGTGCCGAAAACCAACCCAGACGCGGTACATGAACACGTTGAGCTCAAACGCGGCGCGCGTAGAATTGTTTGCTTGTTCATTCTTACCATCGCCACCGCCGTGGGCTTCCATGGATTACTGCACTTCCCGCCAGTTATCGGCATGATGATGGGTCTTGCATACCTGCAATTTTTTGGATTTTATCTGCGCAAAACCCTGCCGACCTCTTTGGCGAAGAAAAGAGCTCGAGCAGAAGCAGAGGACGATAAAAAAGCCCTTAAACGTTTAGGCTCTGTGGTGCCTTTTGATGTATTTAGACGTGTCTCCCATGCCGAGTGGGATACGCTGTTGTTCTTCTACGGCGTTGTTATGTGCGTTGGGGGGTTAAGTTTATTAGGCTACCTGGGGCTCGTATCTGAAATTATGTACACCCAGTGGGATCCTATTTGGGCCAACGTTATGGTGGGCGTACTCTCCGCACTAGTAGACAACATCCCGGTGATGTTCGCCATTTTGACCATGCAGCCGGAACTCTCTATGGGGAACTGGTTATTAGTCACTTTAACCGCCGGTGTTGGGGGCAGTTTATTGTCTATTGGCTCTGCGGCAGGTGTGGCGTTAATGGGCGCCGCCCATGGTAAATACACCTTCTTTGGTCATCTAAAATGGATGCCGGTGATTGCACTCGGCTACGCAGCCAGTATCGTCACGCACCTTTGGATTAACGGACACCTATTCTAA
- a CDS encoding NAD(P)H-dependent oxidoreductase, producing MSDETDYPVMKGVAKRVLLLFAHPSQSRSEVNGQLFDVAKSIAGVTCVDLYHDYPKFNIDIDREQQRLMDHDVIIFQFPLYWYSTPAILKEWQDLVLEYGFAYGHEGCALHGKSFLCAITAGGREEAYQSQGYNHFTIRELLHPIEQTAALTGLQFWAPFVLFNSRTAIEQGRLTVHLQHWEALLHGIVADKVDTQLAQSLPQLSGNLSAILPQ from the coding sequence ATGAGTGACGAAACCGACTACCCAGTAATGAAGGGTGTTGCTAAACGGGTATTGCTGTTATTTGCCCATCCTTCTCAATCTCGCTCAGAGGTGAACGGTCAGTTGTTTGATGTGGCAAAGAGCATCGCAGGGGTTACCTGTGTGGATCTCTACCATGATTACCCTAAATTCAACATCGATATTGATAGAGAGCAACAAAGACTGATGGACCATGACGTCATTATTTTTCAGTTTCCTCTGTATTGGTATTCCACCCCGGCAATTTTAAAAGAGTGGCAAGATTTAGTACTGGAATATGGATTTGCTTATGGGCATGAAGGGTGCGCTTTACACGGTAAATCTTTTTTATGCGCCATTACCGCCGGAGGGCGAGAAGAGGCGTATCAAAGTCAGGGTTATAACCACTTCACCATTCGAGAGCTTTTGCATCCAATTGAACAAACCGCGGCCTTAACGGGCTTGCAGTTTTGGGCCCCTTTTGTGCTGTTTAATTCACGTACCGCCATAGAGCAAGGACGCCTTACGGTGCATTTACAACATTGGGAGGCTCTGTTGCACGGCATCGTCGCGGATAAGGTCGATACTCAATTGGCGCAATCGTTACCACAATTAAGCGGTAATTTATCCGCAATATTGCCTCAATAG
- a CDS encoding MFS transporter → MTQGKSWQTPQNFLILISIVVPVAFASWMALLNNFVIEKAHFDGADIGLLQSVREIPGFLAFSVVFVLLFIKEQKFMLISLVMLGLGTLLTGFFPSLTGLLLTTLLMSSGFHYFETLKQSLSLQWLTKEEAPEMLGKLIAVGALASLITYGALWIMLQVLKLDYSLVYAITGGTAIVLVAVMALCFPQFKSDTVQTKKLVLRKRYWLYYALTFMSGARRQIFTVFAGFLMVEKFGYSAADIALLFLINYTFNFLFAKKIGRFIGKIGERKSMMFEYIGLVCVFVGYAVVKSAHWAAALYVIDHLFFALALAIKTYFQKIADPADMASTAGVSFTINHIAAVVIPVTFGMIWLTSPSLVFVIGAAMAGVSLLLSLNIPSKPSEGNEVRVLSWG, encoded by the coding sequence GTGACACAAGGTAAATCATGGCAAACCCCGCAGAATTTTTTAATTCTGATCTCGATTGTTGTGCCCGTTGCGTTTGCCAGTTGGATGGCACTATTAAATAATTTTGTGATTGAGAAAGCCCATTTTGATGGCGCTGATATAGGCTTGTTGCAGAGTGTTCGCGAAATTCCGGGTTTTTTAGCATTTAGCGTGGTGTTTGTGCTTTTGTTCATTAAAGAGCAAAAATTTATGCTGATCTCTTTAGTGATGCTGGGCTTAGGCACGTTATTGACCGGATTTTTCCCGAGTCTAACGGGCTTATTATTGACCACCTTATTGATGTCCAGCGGATTTCACTATTTTGAAACCCTCAAGCAATCTTTGTCGTTACAGTGGTTAACGAAAGAAGAAGCCCCAGAAATGCTTGGCAAGTTAATTGCGGTGGGCGCATTGGCGTCTTTGATCACCTATGGCGCTTTGTGGATCATGCTACAAGTGCTGAAATTGGACTATTCGTTGGTGTATGCCATAACGGGCGGCACTGCCATAGTGCTGGTGGCCGTGATGGCGCTGTGTTTTCCTCAGTTTAAAAGCGATACTGTGCAAACCAAAAAGCTAGTACTTAGAAAACGTTATTGGCTCTACTATGCCTTGACCTTTATGAGTGGTGCGCGTCGGCAGATATTTACCGTCTTTGCTGGATTTTTGATGGTCGAAAAGTTTGGTTATTCCGCAGCGGATATTGCGTTGTTGTTTTTAATTAACTATACGTTCAACTTCCTATTTGCAAAAAAAATTGGCCGTTTTATCGGTAAAATCGGTGAACGAAAATCGATGATGTTTGAATACATAGGATTAGTGTGTGTGTTTGTGGGTTATGCGGTGGTGAAATCTGCCCATTGGGCTGCCGCTTTATATGTGATTGACCACCTGTTTTTTGCTTTAGCTTTAGCCATTAAAACCTACTTTCAAAAAATTGCCGATCCTGCGGATATGGCTTCAACCGCTGGCGTCAGTTTCACCATCAATCACATTGCCGCCGTAGTGATCCCCGTTACCTTTGGCATGATATGGCTAACCTCACCTTCGTTAGTTTTTGTTATCGGCGCTGCAATGGCCGGTGTATCGCTGCTATTGTCATTAAATATCCCTTCTAAACCCAGCGAAGGTAATGAAGTTAGGGTGCTGAGTTGGGGTTAG
- the phrB gene encoding deoxyribodipyrimidine photo-lyase: MRSLLWLRRDLRTIDNTALIAAINATCQESEGAQGLMALFIVTPEQWHQHGLSPIQAQLIERRLQALSSEFQALRISLRIEVAESYKLCPDIIARLCKRYNIGHVFANQEYEINELNRDKAVMSITQTLGVEFCVFADKCVQSPGQVLNQKGLYFKVFTPFKNTWLKSFNRLFIAVAQPKPLPSNDLFDDVEVSIDLSAYYPTEGAKKVTPYWHSTSKAILEQLRAFTGSKAQDYQHHRDFPALQGTSQLSAYLSLGMLSARQCIASLLDGQDVHQLNQGQQTWLNELIWREFYQHLIYFEPKLCQGACFVPWGKHLQWLGNPQHFELWQQGKTGYPLVDAAMRQLNQTGWMHNRLRMVVASFFTKDLLLDWRKGEAYFMSKLVDGDFAANNGGWQWAASTGCDAQPYFRIFNPVTQGQKFDPQGDFVKRWLPELNPVPRKYIHCPWLWADFASLNYPNPIVEHKQQRVKALRMYKEAKDRGS; the protein is encoded by the coding sequence ATGAGAAGTTTACTTTGGTTACGTAGAGATTTACGCACCATAGATAACACCGCGTTGATTGCTGCTATTAACGCCACTTGCCAAGAAAGTGAGGGGGCACAAGGCTTGATGGCGCTGTTTATTGTTACCCCAGAACAATGGCATCAACACGGGCTTTCGCCAATACAGGCCCAGCTAATCGAGCGCAGGTTACAGGCATTATCTTCTGAGTTTCAGGCATTGCGCATCTCATTACGTATTGAGGTGGCCGAGTCTTATAAGCTGTGCCCTGACATAATAGCGCGGTTATGTAAGCGCTATAACATAGGGCATGTTTTTGCCAATCAAGAGTATGAAATTAATGAGCTAAATCGTGATAAAGCGGTGATGAGCATTACCCAAACACTGGGGGTTGAATTTTGTGTGTTTGCGGATAAATGTGTGCAGTCACCCGGTCAGGTGCTCAATCAAAAGGGGCTCTATTTTAAAGTGTTTACACCGTTTAAAAATACTTGGTTAAAGAGTTTTAATCGTCTTTTTATAGCGGTAGCCCAGCCCAAACCATTACCAAGCAATGATTTATTTGATGATGTAGAGGTGTCCATTGACCTATCTGCCTATTACCCAACCGAGGGAGCCAAGAAAGTCACACCATATTGGCACTCGACCAGTAAGGCCATCCTCGAGCAGTTACGAGCCTTTACTGGGAGCAAGGCACAGGATTATCAGCACCATAGAGATTTTCCAGCGCTGCAGGGAACCAGCCAATTGTCGGCCTATTTATCCTTAGGCATGCTTTCGGCTAGGCAATGTATAGCCAGTTTGTTAGATGGGCAAGATGTGCATCAACTCAACCAAGGACAACAAACTTGGCTAAATGAGTTGATATGGCGAGAGTTTTACCAACATCTCATTTATTTTGAGCCAAAGTTGTGCCAAGGGGCTTGTTTTGTGCCTTGGGGTAAGCACCTGCAATGGTTGGGAAACCCACAACATTTTGAGCTATGGCAACAAGGTAAAACAGGCTATCCGCTGGTGGATGCAGCCATGAGGCAATTAAATCAAACGGGTTGGATGCACAACCGCTTACGTATGGTGGTGGCCAGTTTTTTCACTAAGGATTTATTGCTCGACTGGCGTAAGGGAGAAGCCTACTTTATGAGTAAGCTAGTGGATGGGGATTTTGCTGCTAATAATGGCGGTTGGCAATGGGCCGCTTCCACGGGGTGTGATGCCCAGCCTTACTTTCGCATTTTTAATCCAGTGACCCAAGGGCAAAAATTTGATCCACAGGGAGATTTTGTTAAGCGTTGGCTCCCGGAGTTGAACCCGGTGCCCAGAAAATATATTCATTGCCCTTGGTTGTGGGCTGATTTTGCCAGTTTGAACTATCCTAACCCTATAGTTGAGCATAAACAGCAAAGGGTAAAGGCTTTGCGCATGTATAAGGAAGCTAAGGATCGTGGGAGTTAA
- a CDS encoding DMT family transporter: MTFLGEGAALGAALVWAIATWMYGQCSHRFSALQLNMIKGVVASVMMTTVLSILPAPSLHISQQHALILGVSGVIGIAVGDSAYFAALKRIGPNNTLLLESLAPPLSGLLALLFLGLGLSLFNWLGVLVTTIAVTAVVLQPSSRQNTLCKSGIAFGLLASVCQASGVVISHFALVAGDVNPLLGALIRLSIGVLCVVIFVSLTQAKPFSALFSSCKSMSNSDKCTLLAAIVVGTFLALWLQQVAVKYANPAIAQTLIATSPLFMLVIYKIKGQRISRRSIVGTLVAILGVAMLLLG, translated from the coding sequence TTGACGTTTTTAGGTGAAGGGGCGGCATTGGGTGCCGCGTTAGTTTGGGCCATTGCGACTTGGATGTACGGTCAGTGCAGTCATCGTTTTAGTGCGTTACAGCTGAATATGATTAAAGGGGTGGTTGCCTCTGTCATGATGACAACGGTGTTATCTATTTTACCTGCACCGAGTCTGCATATTTCGCAACAACATGCGCTTATTTTGGGGGTGTCAGGGGTGATTGGTATCGCTGTTGGTGATAGCGCCTATTTTGCGGCGCTTAAGCGTATAGGGCCAAACAACACCTTGCTTTTAGAGTCATTAGCGCCGCCATTGTCGGGCTTACTTGCTTTGCTCTTTCTTGGGTTGGGATTAAGCCTGTTTAATTGGTTGGGGGTGTTAGTGACCACCATCGCCGTCACTGCAGTCGTGTTGCAACCATCATCAAGGCAAAACACCCTTTGTAAATCTGGGATTGCTTTTGGTTTATTGGCCAGTGTTTGCCAGGCCAGCGGTGTGGTCATTTCTCATTTTGCATTGGTGGCAGGTGATGTAAACCCATTACTGGGGGCATTAATTCGTTTATCCATTGGTGTGTTGTGCGTCGTTATTTTTGTTTCTTTAACCCAAGCTAAGCCTTTTAGCGCACTGTTTTCTTCTTGTAAATCCATGTCAAACTCCGATAAGTGTACGCTGCTGGCGGCTATTGTCGTGGGGACATTTTTAGCGTTATGGTTACAACAGGTTGCGGTTAAATATGCCAATCCAGCGATTGCCCAAACCTTAATTGCCACCAGTCCTTTATTTATGCTGGTGATCTATAAAATCAAAGGACAACGCATTTCAAGGCGCTCAATCGTTGGCACTCTAGTGGCCATTCTTGGTGTTGCCATGTTATTACTGGGCTAA